In Novosphingobium sp. RL4, the sequence TCGGCGAAAGCGACTATCCGGAAATGCTTGCCCTGGCATCCCTGACCGAGCCCGGCCCCTTCGCGGCACGTACCGGTGACCTGGGACGGTTCTGGGGCTTGCGTGAGGACGGGCGACTGCTCGCGATGGCAGGCCAGCGAATGCGCACCCGCCATCATATTGAAGTCAGCGCCGTCTGCACTCATCCGGATGGACGCCGACGAGGCCTCGCCGCCCTGCTCTCCCGGCGCGTGGTGGCGGCGATCCGGGCGGAAGGGCGCCGACCGGTGCTTCACAGCTACACCGACAACGCGACTGCACGCGCGCTCTATCGCCGGCTTGGCTTTACCGAGCGCAGCCTTGTACGCTTCACGCAATACGCCCCGCAGGCCTGACGGCGAGCGGGGCGCTTTGAGCGAGGTGCCGGGCCGAAAGCCCGGCCCCGATTACTTGCTGAGTTCGACGTGCTCGAAATCGAGCTCGACCGGCGTGGCGCGGCCGAAGATCGAGACTGCAACCTTGACCTTGTTCTTGTCGAAGTCGAGTTCCTCGACCAGGCCGTTGAAGCTGGCGAAGGGAC encodes:
- a CDS encoding GNAT family N-acetyltransferase, whose product is MHEKQDAGRDRDHGHELDNLIWNALEGEQAGFAIGTANARRFRPEIGPLAAVRDFSPECLAEFADLVRTTGPLALARSRVAEDTIIPDLEIVRGAQGVQMVFAGDEAALEAVEHAVADPRIVPLGESDYPEMLALASLTEPGPFAARTGDLGRFWGLREDGRLLAMAGQRMRTRHHIEVSAVCTHPDGRRRGLAALLSRRVVAAIRAEGRRPVLHSYTDNATARALYRRLGFTERSLVRFTQYAPQA